A genomic segment from Chitinophaga flava encodes:
- the dnaA gene encoding chromosomal replication initiator protein DnaA gives MNKTCEQVWERCLNIIRDIVEWQPFKTWFEPIKPIKLENNVLTIQVPSQFFYEYLEEHYVGLLGKTIKRELGKEARLEYRIVVENGTPHQHPRTVNMPTQFVKPQKDNEVDFPLTIHNPVKNPFVIPGIKRVQIDSQLNPNYTFDAYIEGDCNRVARRAGKTVAEKPGGTSFNPLVIYGGVGLGKTHLAQAVGNEVKRIHPNKAVLYVSAEKFINQFIDHSKNNIINDFIHFYQLIDVLIVDDIQFFARAEKTQDAFFAIFNHLHQSGKQLILTSDKAPKDLDGVQERLLSRFRWGLSADIQIPDFETRMEILELKMRNDGLEMPKEVVKYVAYNIQTNVRELEGALISLLAQSSLNRKEIDLELAKRVLKSFVKTSSKEITIESIQKMVCEYFDVPYDKLLQKTRKREIVQARQITMYLAKSFTKNSLKTIGEHFGGRDHTTVIHSCQTVKDLMDTDNNFRDSVIELQQKVQLAAM, from the coding sequence ATGAATAAAACTTGCGAACAAGTTTGGGAAAGGTGTCTTAATATAATTAGGGATATTGTGGAATGGCAGCCGTTTAAAACTTGGTTTGAACCTATTAAGCCCATTAAACTTGAAAACAATGTTTTAACCATCCAGGTCCCCAGCCAATTCTTTTATGAATATCTTGAAGAGCATTATGTGGGATTGTTAGGGAAAACAATTAAAAGAGAATTAGGTAAAGAAGCCCGGTTGGAATACCGCATTGTAGTGGAAAACGGTACACCACACCAGCATCCCAGAACGGTCAACATGCCGACGCAGTTTGTCAAACCCCAGAAAGATAATGAGGTTGACTTCCCGCTAACAATACATAATCCGGTTAAGAATCCTTTTGTAATCCCTGGTATCAAACGGGTACAGATAGATTCGCAGCTCAATCCCAACTATACGTTTGACGCGTATATTGAAGGAGATTGTAATCGTGTGGCTCGCCGTGCAGGAAAAACGGTGGCAGAAAAACCAGGTGGTACTTCCTTCAACCCACTCGTTATTTACGGTGGTGTAGGATTAGGTAAAACACACCTCGCACAGGCCGTGGGCAATGAAGTAAAGCGTATTCATCCGAATAAGGCTGTACTGTATGTGAGCGCGGAAAAATTTATCAATCAGTTTATTGATCACTCTAAAAATAATATCATCAACGATTTCATTCACTTCTATCAACTGATAGATGTACTGATCGTAGATGACATCCAGTTCTTTGCCCGCGCAGAAAAAACACAGGACGCGTTTTTCGCGATCTTCAACCATCTGCATCAATCCGGCAAACAACTGATCCTTACCTCCGATAAAGCGCCCAAAGACCTGGACGGTGTGCAGGAACGCCTGCTGAGCCGCTTCCGCTGGGGCCTCAGCGCCGATATCCAGATCCCTGATTTTGAAACCAGAATGGAAATTCTGGAACTCAAAATGAGAAATGATGGATTGGAAATGCCTAAAGAAGTAGTGAAATACGTGGCCTATAATATCCAGACCAACGTACGTGAACTTGAAGGCGCTCTTATCTCCCTGCTGGCACAGTCTTCCCTGAACCGCAAAGAGATTGATCTGGAACTCGCTAAAAGAGTACTGAAGTCTTTCGTCAAAACTTCTTCCAAAGAAATCACCATCGAAAGTATCCAGAAAATGGTCTGCGAATACTTTGATGTACCATACGACAAACTGCTGCAGAAAACACGCAAACGCGAGATCGTACAGGCGAGACAGATAACCATGTACCTGGCAAAATCATTTACAAAAAATTCACTGAAAACCATCGGAGAACACTTCGGCGGAAGGGACCATACTACCGTGATCCACAGCTGTCAGACCGTAAAAGACCTGATGGACACCGATAATAATTTCCGTGACAGCGTCATCGAATTACAGCAAAAAGTACAGCTGGCTGCTATGTAA
- a CDS encoding NAD(P)/FAD-dependent oxidoreductase codes for MQQQVSLKLTPADAAHPSHITTAAAAALGVKPTAITGYYLLKRSIDARSRQVYFILTLLVFVNEPFHERVHAHPVYKQLPANAPSVIIAGAGPAGLFAALRLIEVGIKPVILERGKDVRARRRDLAALNKTGIVNPESNYCFGEGGAGTYSDGKLYTRSNKRGDINRILNIFVHFGAEEKIMIDAHPHIGTNKLPHIITAMREQIIAAGGEVHFEQKVSSLLIHNSAVTGVKTATGQTFEAKQVILATGHSARDIFVMLHQQNILLEAKPFALGVRVEHPQELIDSAQYHCDLRGEYLPPASYSLVEQVEGRGVFSFCMCPGGIIAPAATDPGELVVNGWSPSKRNNPFANSGMVVTVDESDFAPFAHHGPLAAMYYQQAVEKQAFIAGGGLFVAPAQRMTDFVKGKVSSSLPECSYLPGVKSTDLRTVLPAAVHQRLAGAFKAFGRKIKGYYSDNAILVATESRTSSPVRIPRDNDTLEHPQLAGLYPCGEGAGYAGGIVSAAMDGERVADIIARKLQ; via the coding sequence ATGCAACAACAAGTCTCCCTGAAGCTGACACCAGCCGATGCAGCTCATCCGTCCCATATTACAACAGCGGCCGCGGCCGCGTTAGGTGTCAAACCAACCGCCATCACCGGCTACTACCTGCTCAAACGCTCTATAGACGCACGTTCCAGACAAGTCTATTTCATCCTTACCCTGCTCGTATTTGTGAATGAACCTTTCCATGAAAGAGTTCATGCACACCCGGTGTATAAACAACTCCCGGCCAACGCACCCAGCGTTATCATCGCCGGAGCAGGCCCTGCCGGCCTTTTCGCGGCATTGCGCCTCATCGAGGTAGGTATTAAACCTGTCATCCTCGAACGCGGAAAAGATGTACGCGCCCGCCGCCGCGACCTCGCCGCCCTTAATAAAACCGGTATCGTCAATCCCGAATCCAACTACTGCTTCGGTGAAGGCGGCGCCGGCACCTATTCAGACGGCAAACTATACACCCGCTCCAACAAACGCGGCGATATCAACCGCATCCTCAATATCTTCGTTCACTTCGGCGCCGAAGAAAAAATCATGATCGATGCCCATCCCCACATCGGTACCAATAAACTCCCGCATATCATCACCGCTATGCGTGAACAGATCATCGCCGCAGGCGGAGAAGTCCACTTCGAACAAAAAGTCAGCAGCCTGCTTATACACAACAGCGCTGTTACCGGCGTAAAAACCGCCACCGGCCAAACATTCGAAGCAAAGCAGGTAATCCTTGCCACCGGCCACTCTGCCAGGGATATATTTGTCATGCTCCATCAGCAAAACATCCTGCTCGAAGCCAAACCCTTCGCCCTCGGCGTCAGGGTAGAACATCCACAGGAGCTGATAGACAGCGCCCAATACCATTGCGACCTCCGTGGTGAATACCTTCCCCCTGCCAGCTATAGCCTGGTGGAACAAGTGGAAGGCCGCGGCGTATTCTCTTTCTGTATGTGCCCCGGCGGCATCATCGCCCCGGCTGCTACAGATCCCGGCGAACTGGTTGTCAACGGCTGGTCTCCTTCCAAACGCAACAACCCCTTCGCCAACTCCGGCATGGTGGTTACCGTAGATGAATCCGACTTCGCTCCGTTTGCCCACCATGGCCCGCTCGCCGCCATGTATTACCAGCAGGCTGTGGAAAAACAGGCCTTCATCGCCGGCGGAGGACTCTTTGTAGCTCCCGCACAACGCATGACAGATTTTGTGAAGGGAAAAGTATCGTCTTCCCTGCCCGAATGTTCCTACCTGCCCGGCGTCAAAAGCACAGACCTGCGCACCGTATTACCCGCAGCTGTACACCAGCGGCTGGCAGGCGCTTTCAAAGCATTCGGCCGGAAAATAAAAGGATACTACTCAGACAACGCTATCCTCGTTGCCACAGAATCACGTACTTCTTCACCCGTGCGGATCCCACGCGACAACGATACACTCGAACATCCGCAGCTGGCAGGACTCTATCCCTGCGGAGAAGGTGCCGGATATGCCGGCGGTATCGTGTCTGCCGCCATGGACGGGGAACGTGTAGCCGATATAATTGCTAGAAAACTTCAGTAA
- a CDS encoding ABC transporter ATP-binding protein, with the protein MNLLEVRNLKKYYATHKAVDDISFDIQQGSIFGLLGPNGAGKTTLLRMITGIFYPDEGTIRLNGQQYDPQRDIHLIGYMPEERGLYKKMKVGEQTLYLARLKGLSEKEAMQKIRFWFDKFDINSWWNKRVDELSKGMQQKVQFISTIMHDPKLLILDEPFSGLDPINSNLIKQEIFNLSQQGTTIIFSTHRMEQVEEICDHIMLVNKGHKILDGSVKQIKQEFKQGLFRIGLGVMPNAAQMATYHFKIVEIHENEKAFTVKMNEDSSTNDILLHFIHQNIPVTYFEEILPSINEVFITQVQQTENAPTVEQQPA; encoded by the coding sequence ATGAATCTACTTGAAGTAAGAAACCTGAAAAAATACTATGCCACGCACAAAGCAGTAGATGACATCAGCTTTGATATTCAGCAAGGCAGTATTTTCGGCCTTCTTGGCCCTAACGGAGCGGGAAAAACAACCCTGCTGCGCATGATCACCGGTATCTTCTATCCCGATGAAGGCACGATCCGGCTCAATGGCCAGCAGTACGACCCGCAACGAGATATTCACCTCATCGGCTACATGCCCGAAGAAAGAGGCCTGTACAAAAAAATGAAAGTCGGCGAGCAAACCCTCTACCTCGCCCGCCTCAAAGGCCTCAGCGAAAAAGAAGCCATGCAGAAAATCAGGTTCTGGTTCGATAAGTTCGATATCAATTCCTGGTGGAACAAACGCGTGGACGAGCTCAGTAAAGGCATGCAACAAAAGGTGCAGTTTATATCCACCATCATGCATGATCCTAAACTGCTCATCCTCGACGAACCTTTCTCCGGCCTCGACCCCATCAACTCCAACCTGATCAAACAGGAAATTTTTAACCTCAGTCAGCAAGGTACTACCATCATCTTCTCCACCCATCGCATGGAACAGGTGGAAGAAATCTGTGATCATATCATGCTGGTCAACAAAGGCCATAAAATACTGGATGGCAGCGTCAAACAAATCAAACAGGAGTTCAAGCAGGGCCTCTTCCGTATAGGCCTTGGCGTAATGCCCAATGCCGCCCAGATGGCTACCTACCACTTCAAAATCGTAGAAATCCACGAAAATGAAAAAGCCTTCACGGTAAAAATGAATGAAGACAGCAGCACCAACGATATACTCCTGCACTTCATCCATCAGAATATCCCTGTCACCTATTTTGAAGAAATCTTACCTTCTATCAACGAAGTATTCATCACCCAGGTACAACAAACGGAAAATGCCCCCACAG
- a CDS encoding DUF3127 domain-containing protein has product MSFEITGKLIVKYNTVQRSETFKTREFVIEKSDDINGRVINNYIKFQSVQDRTGIVDRFNEGENVKVYFNIKGTRWEKDGKVNYITNLDAWRMESVMAAPAGSDPMPNYNTPQMPAGGNDGGDDLPF; this is encoded by the coding sequence ATGAGTTTTGAAATTACCGGAAAGCTGATTGTGAAGTACAACACGGTACAACGCAGCGAAACTTTTAAAACAAGAGAGTTCGTTATCGAGAAATCCGATGATATCAATGGCCGTGTTATCAACAACTATATCAAATTCCAGTCCGTACAGGACCGTACAGGTATCGTTGACCGGTTCAATGAAGGTGAAAACGTTAAAGTTTATTTCAATATCAAAGGTACCAGATGGGAAAAAGATGGTAAAGTTAACTACATCACCAACCTGGATGCATGGCGTATGGAATCTGTAATGGCCGCTCCTGCCGGCTCAGACCCAATGCCTAACTACAATACTCCGCAAATGCCCGCTGGTGGCAACGATGGTGGCGACGATCTGCCGTTTTAA